A stretch of the Festucalex cinctus isolate MCC-2025b chromosome 20, RoL_Fcin_1.0, whole genome shotgun sequence genome encodes the following:
- the lmbr1 gene encoding limb region 1 protein homolog isoform X2, with product MEADDVTIREQNFHSQVREYIICFLLFAVLYIVSYFIITRYRRKTDDQEDEDAVVNRVSLYLCTFTLAVSGGAVFLLPFSIISNEILLSFPKNYYIQWLNGSLIHGLWNLVSLFSNLCLFVLMPFAYFFLESEGFAGSKKGIKARILETFVMLFLLALLILGIVWVASALIDNDAASMESLYDLWEFYLPYLYSCISLMGGLLLLMCTPVGLSRMFTVMGQLLVKPTILEDLDEQIYCIHLQEEALQRRLNGSSTCAYTRAGFTHQLTKELDSIRNMRNKLERRKQASGWEKNLLYPIVMLILLAGTTISVLLVALNILYLLVDETAMPKGSTDREGIGNTSLSTFGVVQAAVEIILMFYLMASSVVGFYSLRLFEGLTPRKDDTTMTTIIGCCVSILVLSSALPVMSRTLGITRFDLLGDFGRFNWLGNFYIVLSYNMLFAVVTTLCLVRKFTSAVREELLKALGLDKLQLSYSPTDPESGKLSANGHQKTL from the exons ATGGAAGCAGACGATGTTACTATCAGGGAGCAGAATTTCCACAGCCAAGTCCGGGAGTACATT ATATGCTTCCTTCTGTTTGCGGTACTCTACATTGTCTCCTACTTCATTATCACACGATACAGGAGGAAGACGG ATGACCAAGAAGACGAAGATGCAGTTGTCAACAGAGTATC ATTATACTTGTGCACGTTCACGCTCGCCGTGTCAGGTGGCGCTGTCTTCCTACTGCCGTTCTCTATCATCAGCAACGAGATCCTGCTGTCCTTCCCCAAGAATTACTACATCCAGTGGCTCAATGGCTCCCTCATCCACG GTCTGTGGAATCTGGTTTCACTCTTTTCCAACCTTTGCCTTTTTGTCCTGATGCCCTTCGCGTATTTCTTCCTGGAGTCAGAGGGCTTCGCCGGATCTAAAAAG GGTATTAAGGCACGCATTTTGGAGACCTTTGTGATGCTCTTCTTGCTGGCCCTGCTCATCCTGGGCATTGTGTGGGTAGCGTCGGCGCTTATTGACAACGACGCAGCCAGTATGGAGTCACTCTACG ACCTTTGGGAATTCTACTTACCCTACCTATACTCCTGTATATCTCTGATGGGAGGACTACTTTTACTCA TGTGCACTCCCGTGGGATTGTCAAGGATGTTCACCGTCATGGGCCAGTTACTTGTGAAGCCAACG ATCCTGGAGGACCTGGATGAGCAGATTTACTGCATCCATTTGCAAGAGGAAGCCCTTCAGAGGAGATTAAACG GCTCATCCACGTGTGCATATACTCGAGCAGGCTTCACCCACCAGCTCACTAAAGAACTGGACAGCATCAGAAACATGAGGAATAAACTGG AGAGAAGAAAGCAAGCATCTGGTTGGGAGAAGAACTTGCTGTATCCCATAGTGATGCTGATCCTACTCGCAGGAACG ACAATCTCAGTTCTTCTGGTGGCACTGAACATCCTCTACCTTCTAGTGGATGAGACTGCCATGCCCAAGGGTTCCACG GACCGAGAAGGCATTGGGAACACCTCTCTGTCCACATTTGGCGTGGTCCAGGCCGCCGTGGAGATCATCCTCATGTT TTATTTGATGGCTTCCTCCGTGGTTGGCTTCTATAGCCTGCGCCTCTTTGAGGGTCTCACGCCCAGGAAGGATGATACAACCATGACAACG ATCATTGGATGCTGCGTGTCCATACTAGTGCTCAGTTCAGCTCTACCAGTGATGTCCAGAACATTAG GCATCACCAGGTTCGATCTGCTGGGAGATTTTGGGAGATTCAACTGGCTGGGGAACTTCTACATCGTCTTGTCATACAACATGCTGTTCGCGGTGGTGACCACGTTGTGTCTGGTGAGGAAGTTCACCTCAGCGGTGCGGGAAGAACTCCTTAAGGCCTTAG GTCTGGATAAATTGCAACTGTCATACAGCCCCACGGACCCGGAATCTGGGAAGCTCTCGGCTAACGGGCATCAGAAAACTCTGTGA
- the lmbr1 gene encoding limb region 1 protein homolog isoform X1 codes for MFWFISKSTKCPTLIFFTLPFQICFLLFAVLYIVSYFIITRYRRKTDDQEDEDAVVNRVSLYLCTFTLAVSGGAVFLLPFSIISNEILLSFPKNYYIQWLNGSLIHGLWNLVSLFSNLCLFVLMPFAYFFLESEGFAGSKKGIKARILETFVMLFLLALLILGIVWVASALIDNDAASMESLYDLWEFYLPYLYSCISLMGGLLLLMCTPVGLSRMFTVMGQLLVKPTILEDLDEQIYCIHLQEEALQRRLNGSSTCAYTRAGFTHQLTKELDSIRNMRNKLERRKQASGWEKNLLYPIVMLILLAGTTISVLLVALNILYLLVDETAMPKGSTDREGIGNTSLSTFGVVQAAVEIILMFYLMASSVVGFYSLRLFEGLTPRKDDTTMTTIIGCCVSILVLSSALPVMSRTLGITRFDLLGDFGRFNWLGNFYIVLSYNMLFAVVTTLCLVRKFTSAVREELLKALGLDKLQLSYSPTDPESGKLSANGHQKTL; via the exons AtgttctggtttatatcaaagtcTACCAAATGTCCAACATTAATATTCTTCACTTTGCCATTTCAGATATGCTTCCTTCTGTTTGCGGTACTCTACATTGTCTCCTACTTCATTATCACACGATACAGGAGGAAGACGG ATGACCAAGAAGACGAAGATGCAGTTGTCAACAGAGTATC ATTATACTTGTGCACGTTCACGCTCGCCGTGTCAGGTGGCGCTGTCTTCCTACTGCCGTTCTCTATCATCAGCAACGAGATCCTGCTGTCCTTCCCCAAGAATTACTACATCCAGTGGCTCAATGGCTCCCTCATCCACG GTCTGTGGAATCTGGTTTCACTCTTTTCCAACCTTTGCCTTTTTGTCCTGATGCCCTTCGCGTATTTCTTCCTGGAGTCAGAGGGCTTCGCCGGATCTAAAAAG GGTATTAAGGCACGCATTTTGGAGACCTTTGTGATGCTCTTCTTGCTGGCCCTGCTCATCCTGGGCATTGTGTGGGTAGCGTCGGCGCTTATTGACAACGACGCAGCCAGTATGGAGTCACTCTACG ACCTTTGGGAATTCTACTTACCCTACCTATACTCCTGTATATCTCTGATGGGAGGACTACTTTTACTCA TGTGCACTCCCGTGGGATTGTCAAGGATGTTCACCGTCATGGGCCAGTTACTTGTGAAGCCAACG ATCCTGGAGGACCTGGATGAGCAGATTTACTGCATCCATTTGCAAGAGGAAGCCCTTCAGAGGAGATTAAACG GCTCATCCACGTGTGCATATACTCGAGCAGGCTTCACCCACCAGCTCACTAAAGAACTGGACAGCATCAGAAACATGAGGAATAAACTGG AGAGAAGAAAGCAAGCATCTGGTTGGGAGAAGAACTTGCTGTATCCCATAGTGATGCTGATCCTACTCGCAGGAACG ACAATCTCAGTTCTTCTGGTGGCACTGAACATCCTCTACCTTCTAGTGGATGAGACTGCCATGCCCAAGGGTTCCACG GACCGAGAAGGCATTGGGAACACCTCTCTGTCCACATTTGGCGTGGTCCAGGCCGCCGTGGAGATCATCCTCATGTT TTATTTGATGGCTTCCTCCGTGGTTGGCTTCTATAGCCTGCGCCTCTTTGAGGGTCTCACGCCCAGGAAGGATGATACAACCATGACAACG ATCATTGGATGCTGCGTGTCCATACTAGTGCTCAGTTCAGCTCTACCAGTGATGTCCAGAACATTAG GCATCACCAGGTTCGATCTGCTGGGAGATTTTGGGAGATTCAACTGGCTGGGGAACTTCTACATCGTCTTGTCATACAACATGCTGTTCGCGGTGGTGACCACGTTGTGTCTGGTGAGGAAGTTCACCTCAGCGGTGCGGGAAGAACTCCTTAAGGCCTTAG GTCTGGATAAATTGCAACTGTCATACAGCCCCACGGACCCGGAATCTGGGAAGCTCTCGGCTAACGGGCATCAGAAAACTCTGTGA